The DNA segment GGCAACTGATCCACCTGGGTCTGGAACCCCTGCTGAACCTGGACATGCGTCTGGGAGAAGGCACAGGAGGGGTGCTCTGCGTGCCCATCCTGCAGGCAGCAGCCAGTGTTCTGAAAAATATGGCCACGTTTGCGGAAGCTGGAATTGGCTGAAGTCAGGCTGCAACAGCATTTCTCAAGAAAAAACCCCGTACCCTGAAATCAGCATGGACATCGAAGCCAGAAATCTGCACAAAGCGTATCCCAGGAAGGTGGCCGTTCAGGACATCAGTTTCTCGGTGGGACAGGGGGAGGTGTTTGGCTTTCTGGGCCCCAACGGAGCCGGAAAGACCACCACCATCAAAATGCTGCTGGGCCTGACCTCCCCCACCAAGGGCAGTGCAACCCTGCTGGGCCATCCCATTTCAGATGTGGAAGTCAAACGGCAGGTGGGGTTTTTACCAGAGCTTTTCCGTTTCCATGACTGGCTGTCTGGCAAGGACCTGCTCAGATGGCACGGCAGGCTGTGTGGCATGACCGATCAGCAGCTGGACCAGCGCATTCCAGAAGTGCTGGATCAGGTGGGCCTCTCGCCGCATGGAGACCGCAAGGTCAAAGGCTATTCCAAAGGCATGCAGCAACGGGTCGGACTGGCCCAGGCCATCTTGCACAAACCCAGAATTGTCTTTCTGGACGAGCCCACCTCTGCTCTCGATCCTCTGGGTCGCCGGCAGGTGCGCAACATCATTCACCACTTGCAGGAACAGGGAACCACCGTGTTTCTGAATTCCCATCTGCTTTCGGAAGTGGAACTGACCTGTGATCGGGTGTGCATCGTGCAAAACGGGCAGGTGCTGCGCACAGGAACCCTGCAGGAACTCCTGAAAGGAACGCTGGAGGTGGAAGTCCACAGCGAGAACATGACAACAGACCTCCAGCAGGAGTTTGCTTCATTTGCCGAGGTTCTGTCTTTCTCTGCACACATGGCCCTGCTCAGGGTTTCTGAGGAGAAGGAAGTGGCCCGCATTGCAGAAGTGATGTTCAAACACCAGTGTCCAATTTATGGCCTGACCCCCCAGAAACGCACGCTGGAAGACCTCTATGTCTCTTTAATGGAGGCGAAATGAACAACATCTT comes from the Deinococcus roseus genome and includes:
- a CDS encoding ABC transporter ATP-binding protein — protein: MDIEARNLHKAYPRKVAVQDISFSVGQGEVFGFLGPNGAGKTTTIKMLLGLTSPTKGSATLLGHPISDVEVKRQVGFLPELFRFHDWLSGKDLLRWHGRLCGMTDQQLDQRIPEVLDQVGLSPHGDRKVKGYSKGMQQRVGLAQAILHKPRIVFLDEPTSALDPLGRRQVRNIIHHLQEQGTTVFLNSHLLSEVELTCDRVCIVQNGQVLRTGTLQELLKGTLEVEVHSENMTTDLQQEFASFAEVLSFSAHMALLRVSEEKEVARIAEVMFKHQCPIYGLTPQKRTLEDLYVSLMEAK